The nucleotide sequence TGCGCCAAACCTGAGCTAAGGCCCTAATGGCTGTTTGTTGTACATAGGGATCCTCGTCGGTAAGAGCGCAATATCTCAGCAGTTGCCTAGCTTCTGGGTATGAGTTTAAATGACGAGCGATCGCTTCTAGAGCTGTTTTTCTCACCTCTGGATCTTCATCGTTTTGAGCTCTTTCTTTGAGCCATGTAAATAGATTAGTTTCTCCATCTGTTTGTTTTTGATAATCCAGATTTAAAACCACTGCTTGAATCGCGGCTTGTCGCAGGTGCCAGTTTTTATTGTGATAGCCATAGTTTTTCAATAAATTAAGATTATCTGGAAACAAACTAACCAGACATCCCAGAGCTAAGATTGCCTTGGTTTGAATCTTTTTAACTAAATTTGTGGCTTGATAATCTAAATAAGGTTCATAGTCGTATTCCAATTCATAATTAATTAAATCTAATAGAGCTTGCTGAAGCTGTATTATTATGGGCAGTGTTTTCTCGTTTTTTTGCAGTTCTTTGACTATTTCAGCACCTATAAATACATTACTAAACTGGTGTTTTTCTGGTGATTTAATATTAAGTAAAAATTCAAGCAAATCTATGGCATCAGCTTCTTCAAGCAAAGAATACCAGACTTTAATAATACTTTCCCAAGCATTATCTTGCCAATAATAACTAACTAGTTCGCGCCCTATTTCTTTTTGGGATATTTCTGAATATTCTGACAATGACTTTATTAATAATTCCCCTAAGCTATATTGCCAGAATATTTGATACATTAAGAGATAGACATTATTTTTTAGCGACCACCAAAATAATGGAAGAGTTTGATTCATTGCATCATAAACACCTTGGGAAAAATTATCTTCATTGTAGCAAATAGGATAGTCAGATTTCTGCTAAAGTAATTTCTAAGAGTGAAGTTCTACAAAGGCAGAAAAGTCGTGTTACTATGTAAAGGTGTTGAAGTCGAAATGTATACCGGGACTCCCACAGGCGACGTGGTGGGACTTTCAGACAGGATTGTGAGAGATTTAGAGGGTTTTGTTAGAGAACCAGATAGTCGTAATGTCGAGTATACTACAGCTCCTCTATGTTGTTATGATCGTTTGCTCTGCGCTCTACTCAAACCCAGACAATCTCTACGTCAATACTTAGAGCAACAGGGAAACTATACAATTATTCCCGGTAGCACGTTATCCTTAGGTGGTAGTGAACGCTTTTATCGCTCCGATCCACATAATCCATATCATAGCTATATAGAAGAAACCTACGGAACCAAAGTAGTTACAGCTAGTATCCATCTCAACATTGGTATACCTTCGACCGAGATATTAATTCAGGCTTGTCGTCTAGTGCGTGTGGAAGCTCCTTTGTATTTAGCTTTAAGTGCTTCGTCTCCTTTTTTAGATGGACAAGTTACTGGCTACCATTCAACGCGTTGGCAAATGTTTCCCAAAACCCCCCAGCATGTACCTCTATTTACCAGTCATCCCCATTTTATCGCTTGGACACAGGAGCAATTAGCCCAGGGAAAAATGCAAAACGTACGCCATCTGTGGACATCGGTAAGACCCAATGGCGATCGCCGTCCTTATCTACTTAATCGCTTAGAATTGCGTATCTGCGATTTGATTATCGATCCTCTGCAACTGTTAGCAGTTATTGCGCTTCTAGAAGCTCGTATAACTCAACTAATAGAAAACCCCCAACTCGATCCACTACAGTTAAGCTCTTTATCTCCAGAAAAGATGCTCGAGCTTACTGATAATAATGAACTAGCTGCAGCAGCCAATAGCTTAGATGCACAATTATCTCACTGGAAAGATGGTAGAACTATTGTAGCTAGAGAATGGATTGAAGAACTGTACCAAGAAGTTTTTCCCGTGGCAAAAAAACACGGTTTTGCTTGTTTTTTGAGTCCTTTAAGCAAAATTCT is from Gloeocapsa sp. PCC 73106 and encodes:
- the gshA gene encoding glutamate--cysteine ligase, which encodes MLLCKGVEVEMYTGTPTGDVVGLSDRIVRDLEGFVREPDSRNVEYTTAPLCCYDRLLCALLKPRQSLRQYLEQQGNYTIIPGSTLSLGGSERFYRSDPHNPYHSYIEETYGTKVVTASIHLNIGIPSTEILIQACRLVRVEAPLYLALSASSPFLDGQVTGYHSTRWQMFPKTPQHVPLFTSHPHFIAWTQEQLAQGKMQNVRHLWTSVRPNGDRRPYLLNRLELRICDLIIDPLQLLAVIALLEARITQLIENPQLDPLQLSSLSPEKMLELTDNNELAAAANSLDAQLSHWKDGRTIVAREWIEELYQEVFPVAKKHGFACFLSPLSKILQQGNQAQRWLKQYKQGLSIEQIMTESIETTAIQEQELESKICAKLLVA